In Physeter macrocephalus isolate SW-GA chromosome 2, ASM283717v5, whole genome shotgun sequence, a single window of DNA contains:
- the ERFE gene encoding erythroferrone isoform X2 produces the protein MAVVFQEPTVGQVHGVDPRDAWMLFVRQSDKGVNSKKGSRGKAKKLKLGLPGPPGPPGPQGPPGPITPPEVLLKEFQLLLKGAVRTRECAEPEPRPRGPAAVPAVPAEDEEEDEEEAAGGADVLALRAAPLAPGPRAPRVEAAFHCRLRRDASVERRALHELGVYYVLPGGCHGAGEQQRVLHHLGQRRAVSAGGAVHLRLPGQCQQLLPHSARWLPLQCCPPRCMTGHPRPSLSPGKWSRSANNLGAVAEATRRREPANCPHWPPLQAARGGDMQTGSPRLGMISGCHLKLKGRRFSVPRSTCFVPPQLQTWAPPGPSGPGSLSFIAVAQPHLFHLS, from the exons ATGGCTGTTGTGTTCCAGGAGCCCACCGTGGGGCAAGTGCACGGCGTCGACCCCCGAGATGCCTGGATGCTCTTCGTTAGGCAGAGTGACAAGGGCGTCAACAGCAAGAAGGGCAGCAGAGGCAAAGCCAAGAAGTTGAAG CTCGGCCTGCCAGGTCCCCCAGGGCCCCCCGGGCCCCAGGGCCCCCCGGGCCCCATCACCCCACCGGAGGTCCTGCTgaaagagttccagttgcttctgAAAG GCGCGGTGCGGACACGCGAGTGCGCGGAGCCTGAGCCCCGCCCGCGCGGCCCCGCAGCGGTGCCGGCCGTCCCCgcggaggacgaggaggaggacgaggaggaggcggcggggggCGCGGACGTGCTGGCGCTGCGGGCTGCGCCCCTGGCCCCGGGTCCGCGGGCGCCGCGCGTCGAGGCCGCCTTCCACTGCCGCCTGCGCCGGGACGCGTCGGTGGAGCGGCGCGCGCTGCACGAGCTCGGCGTCTACTACGTG CTCCCTGGAGGCTGTCATGGGGCTGGAGAGCAGCAGCGAGTTCTTCACCATCTCGGTCAACGGCGTGCTGTATCTGCAG GCGGGGCAGTACACCTCCGTCTTCCTGGACAATGCCAGCAGCTCCTCCCTCACAGTGCGCGGTGGCTCCCACTTCAGTGCTGTCCTCCTCGGTGTATGACTGGCCACCCCAGGCCCTCCCTCTCGCCGGGCAAATGGAGCAGGAGTGCGAACAATCTCGGGGCCGTGGCGGAGGCCACACGCAGGAGGGAGCCCGCCAACTGCCCACACTGGCCACCGCTACAGGCAGCCCGGGGAGGTGACATGCAAACTGGCAGTCCCAGACTGGGAATGATTTCAGGATGCCACCTTAAGTTAAAGGGGAGACGTTTCAGTGTGCCCAGGAGCACGTGCTTTGTCCCTCCCCAGCTGCAGACCTGGGCCCCTCCTGGCCCCAGTGGCCCCGGCAGCCTCAGCTTCATTGCTGTGGCCCAGCCCCACCTTTTCCATCTTTCTTAG
- the ERFE gene encoding erythroferrone isoform X4: MAPACCPAGALMLAYAGLLAAAAGLGSPEPGAPSGSRACEEPPPGNELPAGSDARPQEPTVGQVHGVDPRDAWMLFVRQSDKGVNSKKGSRGKAKKLKLGLPGPPGPPGPQGPPGPITPPEVLLKEFQLLLKGAVRTRECAEPEPRPRGPAAVPAVPAEDEEEDEEEAAGGADVLALRAAPLAPGPRAPRVEAAFHCRLRRDASVERRALHELGVYYVPDAEGAFRRGPGLNLTSGQYTAPVSGFYALAATLHVALAEQTRRAPPRPRDRLRLLICIQSRCQHHASLEAVMGLESSSEFFTISVNGVLYLQAGQYTSVFLDNASSSSLTVRGGSHFSAVLLGV, from the exons ATGGCCCCCGCCTGTTGCCCTGCCGGAGCCCTGATGCTCGCGTACGCGGGCCTGCTGGCCGCCGCCGCGGGCCTCGGCTCCCCGGAGCCCGGCGCGCCCTCGGGGAGCCGCGCCTGCGAGGAGCCGCCACCCGGGAACGAGCTGCCTGCGGGGTCGGACGCCCGCCCGCAG GAGCCCACCGTGGGGCAAGTGCACGGCGTCGACCCCCGAGATGCCTGGATGCTCTTCGTTAGGCAGAGTGACAAGGGCGTCAACAGCAAGAAGGGCAGCAGAGGCAAAGCCAAGAAGTTGAAG CTCGGCCTGCCAGGTCCCCCAGGGCCCCCCGGGCCCCAGGGCCCCCCGGGCCCCATCACCCCACCGGAGGTCCTGCTgaaagagttccagttgcttctgAAAG GCGCGGTGCGGACACGCGAGTGCGCGGAGCCTGAGCCCCGCCCGCGCGGCCCCGCAGCGGTGCCGGCCGTCCCCgcggaggacgaggaggaggacgaggaggaggcggcggggggCGCGGACGTGCTGGCGCTGCGGGCTGCGCCCCTGGCCCCGGGTCCGCGGGCGCCGCGCGTCGAGGCCGCCTTCCACTGCCGCCTGCGCCGGGACGCGTCGGTGGAGCGGCGCGCGCTGCACGAGCTCGGCGTCTACTACGTG CCCGACGCCGAGGGCGCCTTCCGCCGCGGCCCGGGCCTGAACCTGACCAGCGGCCAGTACACGGCGCCCGTCTCCGGCTTCTACGCGCTCGCCGCCACGCTGCACGTGG CGCTGGCCGAGCAGACGAGACGGGCGCCGCCGCGCCCCCGGGACCGCCTGCGCCTGCTCATCTGCATCCAGTCCCGGTGCCAGCACCACGC CTCCCTGGAGGCTGTCATGGGGCTGGAGAGCAGCAGCGAGTTCTTCACCATCTCGGTCAACGGCGTGCTGTATCTGCAG GCGGGGCAGTACACCTCCGTCTTCCTGGACAATGCCAGCAGCTCCTCCCTCACAGTGCGCGGTGGCTCCCACTTCAGTGCTGTCCTCCTCGGTGTATGA
- the ERFE gene encoding erythroferrone isoform X1, whose translation MAVVFQEPTVGQVHGVDPRDAWMLFVRQSDKGVNSKKGSRGKAKKLKLGLPGPPGPPGPQGPPGPITPPEVLLKEFQLLLKGAVRTRECAEPEPRPRGPAAVPAVPAEDEEEDEEEAAGGADVLALRAAPLAPGPRAPRVEAAFHCRLRRDASVERRALHELGVYYVPDAEGAFRRGPGLNLTSGQYTAPVSGFYALAATLHRWPSRRDGRRRAPGTACACSSASSPGASTTPPWRLSWGWRAAASSSPSRSTACCICRRGSTPPSSWTMPAAPPSQCAVAPTSVLSSSVYDWPPQALPLAGQMEQECEQSRGRGGGHTQEGARQLPTLATATGSPGR comes from the exons ATGGCTGTTGTGTTCCAGGAGCCCACCGTGGGGCAAGTGCACGGCGTCGACCCCCGAGATGCCTGGATGCTCTTCGTTAGGCAGAGTGACAAGGGCGTCAACAGCAAGAAGGGCAGCAGAGGCAAAGCCAAGAAGTTGAAG CTCGGCCTGCCAGGTCCCCCAGGGCCCCCCGGGCCCCAGGGCCCCCCGGGCCCCATCACCCCACCGGAGGTCCTGCTgaaagagttccagttgcttctgAAAG GCGCGGTGCGGACACGCGAGTGCGCGGAGCCTGAGCCCCGCCCGCGCGGCCCCGCAGCGGTGCCGGCCGTCCCCgcggaggacgaggaggaggacgaggaggaggcggcggggggCGCGGACGTGCTGGCGCTGCGGGCTGCGCCCCTGGCCCCGGGTCCGCGGGCGCCGCGCGTCGAGGCCGCCTTCCACTGCCGCCTGCGCCGGGACGCGTCGGTGGAGCGGCGCGCGCTGCACGAGCTCGGCGTCTACTACGTG CCCGACGCCGAGGGCGCCTTCCGCCGCGGCCCGGGCCTGAACCTGACCAGCGGCCAGTACACGGCGCCCGTCTCCGGCTTCTACGCGCTCGCCGCCACGCTGCAC CGCTGGCCGAGCAGACGAGACGGGCGCCGCCGCGCCCCCGGGACCGCCTGCGCCTGCTCATCTGCATCCAGTCCCGGTGCCAGCACCACGC CTCCCTGGAGGCTGTCATGGGGCTGGAGAGCAGCAGCGAGTTCTTCACCATCTCGGTCAACGGCGTGCTGTATCTGCAG GCGGGGCAGTACACCTCCGTCTTCCTGGACAATGCCAGCAGCTCCTCCCTCACAGTGCGCGGTGGCTCCCACTTCAGTGCTGTCCTCCTCGGTGTATGACTGGCCACCCCAGGCCCTCCCTCTCGCCGGGCAAATGGAGCAGGAGTGCGAACAATCTCGGGGCCGTGGCGGAGGCCACACGCAGGAGGGAGCCCGCCAACTGCCCACACTGGCCACCGCTACAGGCAGCCCGGGGAGGTGA
- the ERFE gene encoding erythroferrone isoform X3, protein MAVVFQEPTVGQVHGVDPRDAWMLFVRQSDKGVNSKKGSRGKAKKLKLGLPGPPGPPGPQGPPGPITPPEVLLKEFQLLLKGAVRTRECAEPEPRPRGPAAVPAVPAEDEEEDEEEAAGGADVLALRAAPLAPGPRAPRVEAAFHCRLRRDASVERRALHELGVYYVPDAEGAFRRGPGLNLTSGQYTAPVSGFYALAATLHVALAEQTRRAPPRPRDRLRLLICIQSRCQHHASLEAVMGLESSSEFFTISVNGVLYLQAGQYTSVFLDNASSSSLTVRGGSHFSAVLLGV, encoded by the exons ATGGCTGTTGTGTTCCAGGAGCCCACCGTGGGGCAAGTGCACGGCGTCGACCCCCGAGATGCCTGGATGCTCTTCGTTAGGCAGAGTGACAAGGGCGTCAACAGCAAGAAGGGCAGCAGAGGCAAAGCCAAGAAGTTGAAG CTCGGCCTGCCAGGTCCCCCAGGGCCCCCCGGGCCCCAGGGCCCCCCGGGCCCCATCACCCCACCGGAGGTCCTGCTgaaagagttccagttgcttctgAAAG GCGCGGTGCGGACACGCGAGTGCGCGGAGCCTGAGCCCCGCCCGCGCGGCCCCGCAGCGGTGCCGGCCGTCCCCgcggaggacgaggaggaggacgaggaggaggcggcggggggCGCGGACGTGCTGGCGCTGCGGGCTGCGCCCCTGGCCCCGGGTCCGCGGGCGCCGCGCGTCGAGGCCGCCTTCCACTGCCGCCTGCGCCGGGACGCGTCGGTGGAGCGGCGCGCGCTGCACGAGCTCGGCGTCTACTACGTG CCCGACGCCGAGGGCGCCTTCCGCCGCGGCCCGGGCCTGAACCTGACCAGCGGCCAGTACACGGCGCCCGTCTCCGGCTTCTACGCGCTCGCCGCCACGCTGCACGTGG CGCTGGCCGAGCAGACGAGACGGGCGCCGCCGCGCCCCCGGGACCGCCTGCGCCTGCTCATCTGCATCCAGTCCCGGTGCCAGCACCACGC CTCCCTGGAGGCTGTCATGGGGCTGGAGAGCAGCAGCGAGTTCTTCACCATCTCGGTCAACGGCGTGCTGTATCTGCAG GCGGGGCAGTACACCTCCGTCTTCCTGGACAATGCCAGCAGCTCCTCCCTCACAGTGCGCGGTGGCTCCCACTTCAGTGCTGTCCTCCTCGGTGTATGA